In Aspergillus nidulans FGSC A4 chromosome II, a single window of DNA contains:
- a CDS encoding DUF3500 domain-containing protein (transcript_id=CADANIAT00004484) yields the protein MSYHQYLPDLSLPRFQVMRNQDAHEYAEAFKKGRNPPWLHALYTHWKDLAQEPFKGVTTDGNVRPNLFTLQDEQVPIDTIVSATKHLFSLLSPDQQQTLSYHIDSPEWRTWSNPEFLLSHKGLRLDEVNPEIRDAILAVLQATLSPEGYDKAIKAMRINHFLGELVESPRVMNEYSYNFVLFGNPSTTRPWGWSFYGHHLCLNIFLYKSQIVASPWFTGAEPNLIDSGPYSGTRILHVEETLGLKLMQSLPPHIQRKAQTYALMKDPAMPPGRWNRDDQRHVCGAYRDNRIVPNEGVPVTLFTEDQKATLYEILNQYLLYLPTYARALRIAHIKQYESETYFSWIGGYGDHDPFYFRIQSPVILVEFDHHSGVFLNNEEPKKFHIHTLLRTPNGGDYGFALRPLVPPIEDANGKEISW from the exons ATGAGTTACCACCAGTATCTCCCTGATCTAAGTCTTCCGCGCTTCCAGGTGATGCGCAATCAGGATGCGCACGAGTACGCGGAGGCCTTCAAGAAGGGCCGAAACCCGCCCTGGCTACACGCCCTCTACACGCACTGGAAAGATCTTGCCCAGGAGCCTTTCAAGGGGGTGACAACTGACG GAAACGTCCGCCCCaacctcttcactctccAGGACGAACAAGTCCCCATCGACACCATCGTCTCAGCAACAAAGcacctcttctctcttctttcaccaGACCAGCAACAGACACTCAGCTATCACATCGACTCCCCCGAATGGCGCACGTGGTCGAACCCCGAGTTCCTCCTCAGCCACAAAGGCCTGCGCCTCGACGAAGTCAACCCTGAAATCCGCGATGCCATATTGGCTGTCTTACAGGCAACCCTCTCCCCAGAAGGTTATGATAAGGCGATAAAGGCGATGCGGATAAATCACTTCCTCGGTGAGCTCGTGGAATCCCCGCGCGTCATGAACGAGTACTCCTACAATTTTGTCCTCTTCGGGAACCCCTCAACCACAAGACCCTGGGGCTGGTCTTTCTACGGCCACCATCTGTGCCTGAATATCTTCCTGTATAAGAGCCAGATAGTCGCGTCGCCGTGGTTTACCGGCGCCGAGCCGAATCTGATTGACTCAGGCCCGTACAGCGGAACCCGCATTCTGCACGTCGAGGAAACGCTCGGTCTTAAGCTCATGCAGTCCCTGCCCCCGCACATTCAAAGGAAGGCGCAGACCTACGCGCTCATGAAAGACCCCGCCATGCCGCCGGGCCGCTGGAACCGCGACGACCAGCGCCACGTCTGCGGCGCCTACCGCGACAACCGGATCGTGCCGAACGAGGGTGTTCCTGTCACACTATTCACCGAAGACCAAAAAGCCACTCTCTACGAGATCCTAAATCAGTACCTTCTATATCTCCCCACATACGCACGTGCCCTGCGAATCGCCCATATCAAGCAGTATGAGTCTGAGACGTATTTCTCATGGATCGGCGGGTATGGAGACCACGACCCGTTCTACTTTCGCATCCAGTCGCCTGTTATCCTGGTGGAGTTTGATCATCATTCGGGCGTGTTTTTGAATAATGAGGAGCCTAAGAAATTCCATATTCATACTTTGCTGAGGACACCGAATGGGGGCGATTATGGGTTTGCATTGAGGCCGTTGGTGCCGCCGATTGAAGATGCGAATGGGAAAGAGATCTCTTGGTAA